The Bacillus sp. Marseille-Q1617 genome has a segment encoding these proteins:
- a CDS encoding sugar ABC transporter permease: protein MKKNYILYLFLAPAIILTIIFKYVPMYGASIAFKDFSPIRGINGSEWVGLKHFTDFLSSPNFMDILINTLKLSSFELLIGFPIPIILALMLNQLRKAGVKKNIQLILYAPHFISVVVISGMIFLFLSPTGPINAMLSVFTDKPISFMSDPDAFRSIYIWSGVWQGAGWASIIYVAALANVDPQLHDAATVDGASLLQRIWHIDLPTLKPVMAVLFILAAGGIMAIGFEKAYLLQTSMNLPTSEIISTYVYKRGLQAGDYSFATAVGLFNAVINVILLVFVNRVVKKLNEGEGLL from the coding sequence ATGAAGAAAAACTATATTCTCTATTTGTTTCTTGCACCGGCTATCATTCTTACAATCATCTTCAAGTATGTTCCTATGTACGGTGCATCTATTGCCTTTAAGGATTTCAGTCCCATCAGGGGCATCAATGGCAGTGAGTGGGTTGGACTCAAGCACTTTACCGACTTTTTATCGTCTCCAAATTTCATGGATATCCTGATCAATACTCTTAAATTGAGTTCCTTCGAGCTCCTGATCGGGTTTCCCATACCGATCATACTCGCACTCATGTTGAATCAGCTCCGAAAAGCAGGGGTGAAGAAGAATATTCAACTCATCCTTTATGCACCACACTTTATTTCAGTCGTCGTCATCTCAGGAATGATTTTTCTGTTTCTGTCACCTACGGGTCCTATTAACGCGATGTTGTCGGTTTTTACGGATAAACCAATTTCATTTATGTCGGATCCCGATGCTTTCAGAAGCATCTATATCTGGTCAGGGGTTTGGCAGGGCGCAGGATGGGCCTCCATCATTTATGTTGCGGCACTCGCCAATGTGGATCCCCAGCTTCATGATGCTGCAACCGTGGATGGTGCGTCACTTCTGCAGCGCATTTGGCATATCGACCTTCCGACGCTGAAGCCTGTGATGGCAGTATTATTCATCCTGGCTGCCGGGGGCATCATGGCCATTGGTTTTGAGAAAGCCTACCTGTTACAAACGTCTATGAACCTGCCAACCTCGGAAATTATTTCGACTTATGTATACAAGCGGGGATTACAGGCTGGAGACTATTCATTCGCTACGGCAGTGGGATTGTTCAATGCTGTCATCAATGTCATCTTGCTGGTTTTCGTCAACCGGGTGGTAAAGAAATTAAACGAAGGCGAAGGTCTTTTATAG
- a CDS encoding sensor histidine kinase, whose amino-acid sequence MFFSLRNRLFMIFTLLLTFPFLVLSILIPNWFTSIMEERTTSSTIEMMEQYSLYIDSITSQAEDLGKQVLVNPTTQEWIKSEENDREAGSAERLLMKNQLKAELSSMMINNSKSMSVSVFLNDGTGTAGNLPPLEKTIWFDDFYKNDQRWLRSHNDLMADHVNSYLLPLFDINTLDLSGVIKVNFPSSLLEKALSKIKLGEKGRVYLLDRHGRNVLTGSIDTPEKVLKESLNTIKTEPKKSGLIEVPFEKEEYMLFYQKARVGEWILVSEITKSELFSRINELQKNLLLTSGWIFLLTIMASYLLSSTIVKPLGKLTGAMKLVETGDFKKAKQLIPFIKTANDEIGYVVDVFGQTTNRLDTLIETEYEANIRRRDAEYKALLLQINPHFLNNTLETIGGLAAQGKNKEVIDVTIHLGRIMRYSLNTESDTVTLGEEMTYIRRFLEILKLRYEEALSVSIEEDPKASALPIIKFVIQPLVENSVKYSFIEKTEAVLRISTKKVDDWVEIKIEDNGIGIPESIVKELKRDLGGHESRAVWVSKGRSIGLKNVLGRLKLYYGENFTYHITSEENQGTTISLCIKSGEGDHHAEGDSGR is encoded by the coding sequence ATGTTTTTCTCACTTCGCAACCGATTATTTATGATTTTCACTTTGCTGCTGACCTTTCCATTTCTAGTTCTATCAATCTTAATTCCCAACTGGTTTACGTCTATCATGGAAGAACGCACGACAAGTTCGACGATTGAAATGATGGAGCAGTATTCGTTGTATATTGATTCGATCACGTCACAGGCAGAGGATTTAGGAAAGCAAGTACTGGTGAACCCTACCACTCAGGAATGGATTAAGTCTGAGGAGAATGACAGGGAGGCAGGGAGTGCCGAACGTCTCCTGATGAAGAACCAGTTGAAGGCAGAATTATCTTCCATGATGATCAACAATTCCAAATCGATGTCTGTATCGGTTTTTCTCAACGATGGGACGGGGACTGCGGGAAATCTTCCTCCGCTAGAAAAAACGATATGGTTCGATGATTTCTATAAAAACGATCAGCGCTGGCTCCGGTCACATAATGATTTGATGGCTGATCACGTGAACAGTTACCTTCTTCCCCTCTTTGATATCAACACGCTTGATTTATCCGGGGTCATCAAAGTGAACTTTCCATCGTCCCTCCTTGAGAAAGCATTAAGCAAGATCAAGCTGGGGGAGAAAGGGAGAGTCTATCTCCTGGACAGGCACGGCAGAAATGTGCTGACCGGGAGTATTGATACACCTGAGAAGGTATTAAAAGAAAGTTTAAACACCATAAAGACAGAGCCCAAAAAGTCAGGATTAATAGAGGTCCCTTTCGAGAAGGAAGAGTATATGCTTTTCTATCAGAAGGCAAGGGTCGGGGAATGGATACTGGTCAGCGAAATTACCAAGTCCGAATTGTTCTCCCGGATCAATGAGCTTCAGAAGAACCTTCTTTTGACAAGCGGCTGGATATTCTTATTGACGATTATGGCGTCTTATCTGCTTTCTTCAACGATTGTAAAACCTTTAGGGAAATTGACCGGTGCCATGAAGCTGGTTGAAACGGGAGATTTTAAGAAAGCCAAGCAATTGATCCCTTTCATTAAGACAGCAAATGATGAAATTGGCTATGTGGTGGATGTGTTCGGCCAGACGACCAACCGTTTGGACACCCTGATTGAAACGGAATATGAAGCCAATATACGCAGGAGGGATGCGGAGTACAAAGCGCTGCTGCTGCAGATCAACCCTCATTTCCTCAATAATACCCTGGAGACCATCGGCGGGCTTGCAGCTCAAGGGAAGAACAAAGAGGTGATCGATGTGACGATTCATTTAGGGAGAATCATGAGATATTCCCTTAACACGGAATCGGATACGGTAACCCTCGGTGAAGAGATGACCTATATACGGAGGTTTTTGGAAATTCTGAAGCTGCGATATGAAGAGGCCCTTTCAGTTTCCATTGAGGAAGATCCAAAAGCTTCTGCGCTCCCAATCATAAAGTTTGTCATCCAGCCTCTCGTGGAGAATTCTGTGAAATACAGCTTCATAGAAAAGACGGAGGCAGTTCTTCGTATCTCGACCAAGAAAGTGGATGACTGGGTGGAGATAAAGATCGAGGACAATGGAATTGGAATTCCTGAGTCCATTGTGAAGGAATTGAAGCGAGACCTGGGCGGTCACGAATCGCGGGCTGTATGGGTAAGCAAAGGACGCAGCATCGGACTTAAAAATGTCCTGGGGCGTTTGAAGCTGTATTACGGAGAGAATTTTACCTATCACATTACATCTGAAGAGAATCAAGGCACAACCATTTCCTTGTGCATAAAAAGTGGAGAGGGGGATCATCATGCTGAAGGTGATTCTGGTCGATGA
- a CDS encoding PTS transporter subunit EIIC, producing MGFKENVSDIIKNIGGAGNVSSASHCVTRLRLVLVDESLVDLEALEANELVKGTFSASGQFQVIIGPGMIERVYSEFVTQTGAEAVTKDDMKKEVAEKGNVIQKGVRVLADIFIPILPAIVAAGLLLGLNNMLANPGIFYDKKSLLDVHTGWTGFAEFINVIANTAFTFLPVLIAWSAAKKFGGSPLLGIVLGLLLVHPSLMSAYAYAENPGDVEYWSLFGWDIAKIGYQGQVLPVIFATWILTWSEKQLKRVITDNLQMIFVAPLALVFAGLLTFGVIGPITMTGSNWITDGILYLFEVSPVIAGAVYGFISGPLVITGMHHIFLGVNLQMAGTLGYVTLWPIGETVTLAQGAAALTMFFIIKQNKKLKGVSLTATLSAWLGVTEPAIYGINLRFRYPFIAVMIGSAVGSAYLAAQGVKATSVGVGGVLSFLSVYPEHWAFYFTGMAITFVITVGLTFGFFKSNFFKAGMTADGKAGAKSSAGVKGEKLKAENASV from the coding sequence ATGGGCTTTAAGGAAAATGTTTCTGACATTATAAAGAATATAGGCGGCGCCGGGAACGTTAGCAGTGCTTCGCATTGTGTGACAAGGCTGCGCCTGGTGCTTGTGGATGAGAGTTTGGTAGATTTAGAGGCCCTTGAGGCAAATGAACTTGTGAAGGGGACGTTCTCAGCGAGCGGACAATTCCAGGTGATCATTGGTCCGGGCATGATTGAAAGGGTTTACAGCGAATTTGTCACGCAAACCGGTGCGGAGGCCGTGACGAAGGACGATATGAAGAAGGAAGTGGCCGAGAAGGGGAATGTCATCCAGAAAGGTGTCAGGGTGCTTGCGGATATCTTCATCCCGATCCTGCCGGCGATCGTTGCGGCCGGTCTATTGCTCGGGCTGAATAATATGCTCGCCAATCCAGGCATCTTCTATGATAAAAAATCACTGCTTGACGTTCACACTGGCTGGACAGGTTTTGCCGAATTTATCAATGTGATTGCGAATACAGCGTTTACATTCCTGCCGGTGCTCATCGCCTGGTCGGCTGCGAAGAAGTTCGGCGGAAGCCCGCTGCTTGGGATCGTACTTGGTTTGTTACTAGTTCACCCATCACTTATGTCCGCTTATGCGTATGCGGAGAATCCGGGGGACGTTGAATACTGGAGCCTGTTCGGATGGGATATTGCGAAGATCGGGTATCAGGGTCAGGTACTGCCGGTCATTTTTGCCACATGGATCTTGACCTGGTCTGAAAAGCAATTGAAGAGGGTCATCACGGATAATTTACAGATGATTTTTGTGGCACCGCTTGCATTGGTGTTCGCGGGGCTGTTGACGTTCGGAGTCATCGGACCGATCACGATGACAGGTTCGAACTGGATCACGGACGGCATCCTGTATCTCTTTGAAGTATCGCCTGTCATTGCCGGGGCCGTGTATGGATTCATCTCCGGTCCGCTTGTGATCACAGGGATGCATCACATCTTCTTGGGTGTCAACTTACAAATGGCCGGAACGCTTGGCTACGTTACACTATGGCCGATCGGGGAAACGGTCACACTTGCACAGGGTGCTGCAGCATTAACAATGTTCTTCATCATTAAGCAAAACAAGAAGCTGAAAGGTGTGTCCCTGACAGCAACCCTTTCAGCATGGCTCGGTGTAACGGAACCGGCCATCTACGGAATCAACCTCCGATTCCGCTACCCGTTCATCGCAGTGATGATCGGAAGCGCCGTTGGAAGTGCGTACCTGGCAGCCCAGGGAGTGAAAGCGACATCCGTCGGAGTGGGCGGCGTGCTATCGTTCCTGTCCGTTTATCCTGAACACTGGGCATTCTACTTTACCGGAATGGCCATCACGTTTGTCATCACGGTTGGATTGACGTTTGGGTTCTTTAAGAGTAATTTCTTTAAGGCAGGAATGACGGCTGATGGAAAAGCTGGTGCTAAGAGCAGTGCTGGTGTGAAAGGTGAGAAGTTGAAGGCTGAGAATGCATCGGTTTGA
- a CDS encoding response regulator, with protein sequence MLKVILVDDEIQIRKGLKWKVDWEEEGFVIAGEAANGNEALQVIEEVKPDLVLTDVRMPVMDGMQLVKVLSAKYTDIKVIVLSGYADFEYVRSSLVGGVKDYLLKPVDPVELTAALRKSSGEIKAERQKMMETDRMNQAHAEEMREQYLLHLVKDEWAGMNIAKERLSQLQLDMLAGENADVQFITVEIRSSEREQVRELFLPFKMLCRELSYEYEGITSFYDASYPTMIHFLCHHNPGENQVPGFVQKLQKSVSAYLNLETVIGLGKMVRGLSQLKTGYISALLSWSQSSADATSQLIDGTMSKQTIEFTEDVEWKLSNSLEQGEFTSFKNHLLAAFDKCHRQSVMSYSFAASRVLFMLGAAARKYDLYSDDMKKKMWNCQLGIWELTSRERVKGELLELAGVITEKVTETRHSPNGTAIVENVRQYMDRHYANEISLTSLAEQFHINSAYLSEMFKELVGQNFSDYLVNLRMDKARALLKDEQLKIIEIAHLVGYSNSGYFSTVFKRRFGQKPLDYRKSMTADEGGVR encoded by the coding sequence ATGCTGAAGGTGATTCTGGTCGATGATGAAATTCAAATTCGAAAAGGGCTGAAGTGGAAAGTGGATTGGGAAGAGGAGGGCTTTGTTATTGCCGGTGAAGCTGCGAATGGCAATGAAGCGCTGCAGGTCATTGAAGAGGTGAAGCCCGATCTGGTCCTGACCGATGTTAGAATGCCGGTAATGGACGGGATGCAGCTTGTGAAAGTGTTATCGGCTAAGTACACGGATATCAAGGTGATTGTCCTGTCTGGATACGCGGATTTCGAGTATGTACGTTCCTCTTTAGTCGGAGGAGTGAAGGATTATCTGCTTAAGCCTGTTGATCCCGTTGAACTGACGGCAGCACTTAGGAAAAGCAGTGGCGAAATTAAGGCGGAAAGGCAGAAAATGATGGAAACGGACAGAATGAACCAGGCTCATGCAGAAGAAATGAGGGAACAATACCTGCTTCATTTGGTGAAGGATGAATGGGCCGGGATGAATATTGCCAAAGAGAGACTCAGTCAGCTGCAGCTTGATATGCTGGCAGGTGAGAACGCTGACGTACAATTCATTACCGTAGAAATACGAAGCAGTGAACGAGAACAGGTCAGGGAGTTGTTTCTTCCATTCAAGATGCTTTGCAGGGAATTATCCTATGAGTATGAAGGAATCACGTCCTTCTACGACGCGAGCTACCCGACCATGATTCATTTCCTTTGCCATCATAACCCAGGAGAAAATCAAGTCCCTGGCTTTGTCCAGAAGCTTCAAAAGAGTGTCAGCGCCTATTTGAACCTGGAAACAGTCATCGGGCTGGGGAAAATGGTCAGGGGTTTATCACAATTAAAGACTGGTTACATTTCTGCGCTTCTCTCCTGGAGCCAAAGTTCAGCTGATGCCACATCCCAGCTAATAGATGGAACCATGAGTAAACAAACCATCGAATTCACCGAGGATGTAGAATGGAAGCTATCCAACAGTTTGGAGCAAGGGGAATTCACCTCCTTCAAAAACCATCTTTTGGCTGCCTTTGACAAATGCCACCGGCAATCGGTGATGTCTTATTCCTTTGCAGCAAGCCGTGTGCTCTTCATGCTGGGGGCAGCAGCAAGAAAGTATGATCTTTATTCGGATGATATGAAGAAAAAGATGTGGAATTGTCAACTTGGCATATGGGAGTTAACCTCCCGTGAACGGGTCAAGGGAGAATTGCTGGAGCTGGCTGGGGTCATTACGGAGAAGGTGACTGAAACCCGTCATTCCCCAAATGGAACGGCCATCGTGGAAAATGTAAGACAATATATGGACAGGCATTACGCAAATGAAATTTCATTAACGTCCCTAGCTGAACAATTTCATATCAACTCGGCCTATTTATCTGAGATGTTCAAAGAACTGGTCGGGCAGAATTTCAGTGATTACCTCGTGAATCTCAGGATGGACAAAGCACGTGCCTTGTTGAAGGATGAACAGCTGAAGATCATCGAAATCGCCCACCTTGTCGGGTATTCCAATTCAGGTTATTTCAGCACGGTGTTTAAGAGGCGCTTTGGGCAAAAGCCGCTTGATTACCGGAAATCCATGACTGCGGATGAGGGGGGAGTGCGATGA
- a CDS encoding carbohydrate ABC transporter permease, which yields MYQYTRSDKIILFINKILLGGIVVIVLFPLIYVLLSSVLEPNVLVKKGLFISGSDWTFEGYKRIFEDGTIVKGFINSILYSVGFTLVTVLVCVFAGYSLSAEGLVGRKFIMVFFLITMFFNGGLIPTYMVVKDLGMLNTIWAIIIPNAINVWFIILARTYFKSIPNELKEAARIDGASEFRIFLNIVFPLSKPIIFVIALYAFIGQWNSYFDAMIYLEDRDLYPLQLVMRSILIQNEVQPGMIADQQAAAELQRISEMIKYSSIVLASLPLIIMYPFFQKYFEKGVMVGSLK from the coding sequence GTGTATCAATACACCAGGTCAGATAAAATCATTCTATTCATCAACAAAATCCTGCTTGGGGGAATTGTCGTCATTGTTCTTTTTCCGTTGATCTATGTCCTTCTATCCTCGGTTCTTGAGCCGAATGTGCTGGTCAAAAAAGGTTTATTCATAAGCGGCTCGGATTGGACTTTTGAAGGGTATAAACGGATCTTTGAGGATGGGACCATTGTCAAAGGATTCATTAATTCTATTCTCTACTCTGTCGGGTTCACACTCGTCACCGTGCTTGTTTGCGTCTTTGCAGGGTATTCACTCTCCGCTGAAGGACTTGTAGGCCGGAAATTCATCATGGTGTTTTTTCTTATCACAATGTTTTTCAACGGGGGCTTAATCCCTACGTATATGGTAGTGAAGGACTTAGGCATGCTGAACACGATTTGGGCGATCATCATTCCTAATGCCATCAATGTGTGGTTCATCATCCTTGCGAGAACCTATTTCAAGTCGATTCCGAATGAGTTGAAGGAAGCTGCCAGGATTGACGGAGCATCGGAATTCAGGATATTCCTAAACATTGTGTTTCCTTTGTCAAAGCCGATTATCTTTGTCATCGCGCTGTATGCGTTCATCGGGCAGTGGAATTCATATTTCGATGCGATGATCTATCTTGAGGACCGGGACTTGTACCCGTTACAGCTCGTCATGCGCTCGATCCTCATCCAGAATGAGGTACAGCCGGGAATGATCGCGGATCAGCAGGCGGCCGCGGAACTTCAAAGAATATCAGAAATGATCAAGTATTCATCTATCGTCTTAGCTAGCCTGCCACTGATCATTATGTATCCATTCTTCCAGAAATACTTTGAAAAAGGTGTTATGGTGGGATCTTTAAAATAA
- a CDS encoding amylo-alpha-1,6-glucosidase: MDITITPMSHFGSYMALTFQESETPEKNGLYLNSVRGKSKQHQNALKIIPAVNGTPVPYTYEADEFRISLSFDGGELHLCFEDSERIFVKGSGDNVGLILDTQPVFNFEYNYLLGNPGEEFCLINSYKNLTKYMIFAPDGNVSLQQNVFMDTTGSTVEADNLSSIHITQLEGAGDFLCVIEDVPTNGGFPEEREYSFEAALDKSTNHFLSFLEKQPAVPEGYEQTLREAAYLNWTCIVNEQGLLKRKAMYMSNANFPGVWSWDNAFNGLALAGVDDQLAWDQIQLLFDHQDDKGQIPGSVSDSTIRWNFSKPPVQGLFVLKMMEKMTLSTEQLETIFSQIKRHVEFYLHYKDFNRDGICEYHHGNDSGQDNSTVFRDADIIDSPDLTAFLIKSMDMLAVVAGKLGRSEDQAHWEKETDRYTEKFCEYFLVDDLPVARFTRDGKAIESEGYLPLVSIILSDKLPEAARRKMIDTLKSDRYLTKWGIASEAIDSPLYEEDAYWRGPIWAPTTLLFVEAFEECGEHELAKEVAWKFLDLCKHGGFAENFHAETGEGLRDLAHTWTSSVFIHLAGKLAG, encoded by the coding sequence ATGGATATCACAATTACACCGATGAGCCATTTCGGTTCCTATATGGCCCTCACCTTCCAGGAAAGCGAAACGCCTGAGAAAAACGGATTGTACCTGAACTCGGTTCGGGGGAAATCCAAGCAGCATCAAAATGCCCTAAAGATTATCCCGGCCGTGAACGGCACCCCCGTACCATACACATATGAAGCAGACGAATTCCGGATCTCCCTTTCATTCGACGGCGGGGAACTTCATCTCTGCTTCGAAGATTCCGAGCGTATTTTTGTAAAAGGGAGCGGTGACAACGTCGGGCTCATCCTCGACACCCAGCCCGTCTTCAACTTCGAATATAACTATCTATTAGGAAACCCGGGTGAAGAATTCTGCCTGATCAACAGCTACAAGAATCTCACCAAGTACATGATCTTTGCCCCGGACGGCAACGTCTCCCTTCAGCAGAATGTCTTCATGGACACAACCGGGAGCACGGTCGAGGCGGATAATCTGTCCTCTATTCATATTACCCAACTTGAAGGCGCTGGGGACTTCCTATGTGTCATCGAAGACGTGCCGACCAATGGCGGTTTCCCTGAAGAAAGAGAATACTCATTCGAGGCCGCACTCGATAAAAGCACGAATCATTTTCTATCATTCTTGGAAAAACAGCCGGCTGTCCCTGAGGGATATGAACAAACACTGAGAGAAGCCGCGTATCTGAACTGGACCTGCATCGTCAATGAGCAAGGCCTGTTAAAACGAAAAGCGATGTATATGTCGAATGCCAACTTCCCTGGTGTATGGAGCTGGGACAACGCCTTCAACGGACTGGCCCTTGCCGGTGTCGACGATCAGCTCGCTTGGGATCAAATCCAGCTGTTATTCGACCACCAGGACGACAAAGGCCAGATCCCGGGGTCCGTCAGCGACTCGACCATCCGATGGAACTTCTCCAAGCCGCCGGTGCAAGGTTTGTTCGTCCTGAAGATGATGGAAAAGATGACCCTCTCCACCGAACAGCTGGAGACCATTTTTTCACAGATTAAGAGACACGTAGAATTCTATCTTCACTACAAAGACTTCAACCGCGACGGCATCTGCGAATACCATCACGGCAATGACTCCGGCCAGGACAACAGCACCGTGTTCAGGGATGCCGACATCATCGATTCACCCGACCTGACAGCGTTCCTGATCAAGTCGATGGACATGCTCGCAGTCGTAGCAGGAAAACTGGGCCGGTCAGAAGACCAAGCTCACTGGGAAAAAGAAACGGACAGATACACAGAGAAATTCTGCGAATACTTCCTAGTCGACGACCTGCCCGTCGCCCGCTTCACAAGGGACGGCAAAGCGATTGAAAGCGAAGGATATCTGCCGCTGGTTTCCATCATCCTTTCCGATAAACTGCCGGAAGCCGCCCGCAGAAAAATGATCGACACACTGAAGAGCGACCGCTATCTTACCAAATGGGGAATTGCTTCGGAAGCCATCGACAGTCCTCTCTATGAAGAGGATGCCTACTGGCGCGGTCCAATATGGGCCCCGACCACCCTTCTGTTCGTGGAAGCATTTGAAGAATGCGGGGAACATGAACTGGCGAAAGAGGTAGCCTGGAAATTCCTTGACCTTTGCAAGCATGGCGGATTTGCGGAGAACTTCCATGCTGAGACAGGCGAAGGATTACGAGATCTTGCGCACACATGGACCTCGAGTGTGTTTATTCATTTGGCTGGGAAGCTGGCTGGATAG
- a CDS encoding sugar ABC transporter substrate-binding protein gives MKYKLTLLYVIASLLVLTAGIYSIFYFTSFQETSREKAGGEMDEQAKIRLTFWRNSGTKLENQAYEELVADFNEEHPTIEVEMVPVPYGDYELKLRTEMAAGDPPDVLTIDTPTLALYASAGSLMSLDDYMREEGNIEDLAAPTLKGITYEDEIYLSPIAESSVALFYNIHLFEKAGVPLPSRNPHDPMTWDEVLEAAKKISALSPEITGIDPAQGFPDGESPSYFKMPILWQFGGGVLDQSNQTASGYLNSPASLRALQFYQDLYQKYRVAKVELPQEALETNKLGMTVLGSWMLESLSTMNPDFRLGEDFGITALPKGSQQAVPNGGWALGISSETDYPDEAWEFVRYITSFEGAKKYVEITGDVPARYSVAEAFPEFSEYPKNIFVEQAQKYSRNRPITPAYPVVSDAVKTLFEDVGIGGKDVRTSAEEAVKKINDELNDLE, from the coding sequence ATGAAGTATAAATTAACCCTCCTCTATGTAATAGCATCGTTACTCGTATTGACAGCAGGGATCTACAGTATCTTCTATTTCACTTCCTTCCAGGAAACCAGCAGGGAGAAGGCTGGCGGGGAAATGGATGAACAAGCAAAAATCCGCCTGACATTCTGGAGAAATAGTGGGACAAAACTTGAAAATCAGGCGTATGAAGAGCTGGTGGCTGACTTCAATGAAGAGCATCCCACAATCGAAGTGGAGATGGTCCCTGTACCTTACGGGGATTATGAGTTGAAGCTGAGAACTGAGATGGCAGCTGGAGACCCCCCTGATGTTTTGACAATCGATACGCCGACCCTCGCCCTTTATGCCAGTGCGGGCAGTCTTATGTCCCTCGACGATTATATGAGGGAAGAAGGCAACATAGAGGATCTGGCAGCCCCTACGCTAAAGGGGATCACATATGAGGACGAAATCTACTTATCTCCTATTGCAGAATCTAGTGTCGCCCTTTTTTACAATATTCATTTGTTTGAAAAAGCAGGGGTGCCCCTCCCTTCCAGAAATCCACATGATCCAATGACGTGGGACGAGGTTCTGGAAGCAGCTAAGAAAATTTCTGCTTTATCCCCTGAGATCACAGGAATCGACCCAGCTCAGGGATTCCCGGATGGGGAGTCGCCTTCTTACTTCAAGATGCCTATCCTTTGGCAATTTGGAGGAGGTGTATTAGATCAAAGCAATCAGACAGCGAGTGGGTATTTGAATTCTCCTGCGTCACTGCGAGCTCTACAGTTTTATCAGGATCTATACCAGAAATACCGGGTGGCCAAGGTCGAACTTCCCCAGGAAGCATTGGAGACCAATAAGCTCGGTATGACCGTCCTGGGTTCCTGGATGCTGGAGAGTCTCAGTACGATGAATCCTGATTTTCGGCTGGGTGAGGATTTCGGGATTACCGCCCTGCCAAAAGGGAGCCAGCAGGCGGTCCCAAACGGAGGATGGGCCCTCGGTATTTCCTCTGAAACCGACTATCCCGATGAAGCCTGGGAGTTCGTCCGATATATCACAAGCTTTGAAGGAGCAAAGAAATATGTAGAGATTACCGGGGATGTTCCAGCACGCTATTCTGTTGCAGAAGCCTTTCCCGAGTTCAGTGAGTATCCAAAAAATATTTTTGTGGAACAGGCACAAAAGTACTCCAGGAATAGACCGATTACCCCTGCTTATCCAGTCGTAAGTGATGCAGTCAAAACTCTTTTTGAAGACGTGGGAATTGGAGGAAAGGATGTTCGAACATCGGCGGAAGAGGCGGTTAAAAAGATTAATGATGAACTGAATGATCTGGAATAG